AAATAACCCCGGAGCGGATGTGGTATCTGCTCCGGGGTTATTACTTACTTATGTATTTTCTTGAGGCATAAAATATGAAAATGGTTTCCACAGTTTCGAAAAGTTAGTAGGGTAATACCTAATAATTTCAATCTCCGTAAAAATCTTTCCTACAGCGTTCGTAAACATGTTAACACCATTTTCTATTTCAAGAAGCGATTTTTTCTTCTCAACTTTACCATCTTTCCCGCTTAAATTGACCAATTCAGCAGATGTACTGACATCCAGCGTTACGGCACGCTTGCCCATAGAAGCCCAATTCTTCTCAAATAACTCCCGATTATAGTATACTTCCTGACCTGTGTACGGATCATTTACAATCACATTTTCTCCGTCTATTCCCGTAATGACAACCGCATGCTCAAAGCGGTTCCATTTAATTTCGTTTCCTTCATCATCCGTCCATGTTGCACTGTGAAACGTTTGCCGCTGCTCGATGGTCGTCCAGGCCATCACTGGTTTTCCGGACCGCACGATATCCAATAGTGAATCGAACGACTGTCCCGTTAAATCAACACCTTTTCCCGGCATGAACTTATCAATCGTTTCCAAAATCGGTCCTTCAAAGACACCAAAACTGCCTTCATCGGAATAGGGATTGCCCACGAATTCTTTATTCGGATTGGCACCCTTCAACTCGCCATCTATTAATCTAACTTTGTCCCCTTTAGGAAGCTTGTCCACCACCTCATATTTACCAAAATCCTCACCGCCCCAGCTTAACAGCATAGCTAAAGATGTCGCCTCACACCCTGTCGGCAGTTGAGGAAATTGATGATATTCAGGTACTCCCTTGATTTTTACTTTTTTATTCGATGCTGATACTTTCCTGCCTTCTGATACAAAAAAACTGCCCAGTAAAACGAAACATAAAAAGACAATAAGTAGTTTCTTTGCCAAAACCTCTCCCCCTGTAATTTGTCAAATTATCAGACTATTTAACTATTAATGTTATAGGAAATATTACTCACAACACCAATATAACATAAATAAGGAAGAATATTTACATATTTTGATATTTTGCGATAATTTATTGCTAAAAAACCGTTTTTCTCAAATTAATGATAAAACAGTGAATTAAATCATAAGTATTAATGTTACGGAATAAATCATAAGGCGGGATAACACCATGAATATTGCTGTAATTGGTACCGGTTATGCAGGTCTTGTTACAGGTGTGTGCTTAGCTGAAATCGGCAACGACGTTACATGCATCGATATAG
The genomic region above belongs to Virgibacillus doumboii and contains:
- a CDS encoding C39 family peptidase — its product is MAKKLLIVFLCFVLLGSFFVSEGRKVSASNKKVKIKGVPEYHQFPQLPTGCEATSLAMLLSWGGEDFGKYEVVDKLPKGDKVRLIDGELKGANPNKEFVGNPYSDEGSFGVFEGPILETIDKFMPGKGVDLTGQSFDSLLDIVRSGKPVMAWTTIEQRQTFHSATWTDDEGNEIKWNRFEHAVVITGIDGENVIVNDPYTGQEVYYNRELFEKNWASMGKRAVTLDVSTSAELVNLSGKDGKVEKKKSLLEIENGVNMFTNAVGKIFTEIEIIRYYPTNFSKLWKPFSYFMPQENT